Part of the Bacteroidota bacterium genome is shown below.
CGACTTGTTTTATTATTATCCATTCGTTCCCATTCTAATTCTCTTTCAGCAATTTCTTCTATTTTTTCTTTCCTTTCAAATAGATAGTCAAAGATTTCTTTATTAAGTTCTTTTGCACCTTTGTTTATATAAATTTCACATCTACAATAATTTCCACTGATACCCATGTTCATATTTCCACCACTCATACCAATCCCTTTACCTATCCAACTTTCTTTTGAAGGTGAATTATTAGAAAATAGATTTGTTTTTTGGTTACTTGCATTCAAAAATTGCTCCCAGAATTTTAATCTAACAATATGTCTATTTTGCATAGTCTCTTGTACTTCAATTTCTTCTTGTGCTTTTGAAGCAATACTAATTGCAAAATCTTCTGTTGCTTTTGTTGGTAAAATTTGTTCTACATTTAAGAATAATTGTTCGTCCAAAGCAAAGGGTGTTACTTTGAAACATTGGATTCTCATTTTGAAGTTCAATAGCCACAAAACTGATGATGTAACTTCTTTTCGGAAATTAGCAGCAATCATAATTAATCTCTGAGAGTTTAATCCTTGATTTAAAATTATCTCTTCGATGTCTTTATCTTCAAAAAATTCAGATATTTTCTCTTCTGCTTTTGCAGAACTGCCCAAATACTCTTGATAAATTTTAATTATTTCTTGTTTTGTCAAACTTGAACAATATGATGCATATTTTATTGTCTGCCACGTTACATCTCGACCAGAGTCGTCAAGTTTGTTTTCGATAATTACTAAATTTCCAATTTTGTCAATGGCTAATAAATCAAGCCTTTCGTTAGTTTCTCCAAATCCGTTAAATTCCTTCTGGATAATTAACAAATCTTCTCCAAGTGAGGATGGATTATTTGCAATCCATTCTTGTAGGTTCTCACGTTCTTTAAATTTGAGTTCGTGAAAGGTCTTTTCTTCAAGTTTTGATATTCTGTTTTCTACTTTGTTAATTATATACATCGGTTCATTCTTTTATATGTGTGGGTAGAGTAGAGCCTGATAGCCTATTCATATTTTTTTTTCTCACAAAGATAAGAAAATTAGTTTAGTCTATCAGTACCCCCTTCAT
Proteins encoded:
- a CDS encoding DUF4268 domain-containing protein: MYIINKVENRISKLEEKTFHELKFKERENLQEWIANNPSSLGEDLLIIQKEFNGFGETNERLDLLAIDKIGNLVIIENKLDDSGRDVTWQTIKYASYCSSLTKQEIIKIYQEYLGSSAKAEEKISEFFEDKDIEEIILNQGLNSQRLIMIAANFRKEVTSSVLWLLNFKMRIQCFKVTPFALDEQLFLNVEQILPTKATEDFAISIASKAQEEIEVQETMQNRHIVRLKFWEQFLNASNQKTNLFSNNSPSKESWIGKGIGMSGGNMNMGISGNYCRCEIYINKGAKELNKEIFDYLFERKEKIEEIAERELEWERMDNNKTSRIKLELSGVSLFEEEDWNKMIDYLIDASVRMEKAFREPIKKLNNKLKNR